The following is a genomic window from Verrucomicrobiales bacterium.
ATCCCCTTGGCTCTGGCGCACGATGCATGGCCGCACGCGATGAAGCGGATGACCTGTTGCTCTCGACGCCAAGGACAGTCTCGCGGACTGCTACTTTGGGTCCATTGTCAGGAGGAAGCGGGTTTTATAGCCTGCCTGCATGATATTGAATTGTTGGTTAGAGGTGCCGAGTTTCTTGAACAGGCTGGGATCCACGGTCAGCTGGGCCGGGTGGGCGCTGGTTGGTTCGGTCGTTTTTGGGGGTGGCAACGGGCAGGCGTTTGATTCGGAGTCAGCCTGGTTTGGCGTGCTGCGGTCCGGCCAGCCTGCTGCCCTGCGCGCGGCGCTGGAGCAGGGGGCTTCGGTGAATACGCGCGACGCGGCCGGTAACACCCCGCTCATGTGGGCGGCGCAGTACGCCGATCTCGATGCGATGCGGGTTCTGGTGGAGCGCGGGGCTGATGTGAACGCCACTAACTCTCGGGGAGCGACGGCGTTGATGCGGGCCTCCTATGATGCGCGCAAGGTCTCCTGGCTTTTGAATCAGGGCGCGGACGTCAGGATCCGATCCGGGTTCGGGAACACGGCCCTCATTCTGGCAGCGCGGACGGCCGATTCATATCGTTCCATCAAGGCACTGGTCGACGCCGGGGCGGAAGTAGACGTTACGAATGTCTTTGGCGTGACGCCCTTGATCGCGGCTTCCGCGGGGGGGGATCCTGACACGGTTCGCCTGTTGCTGCGTCGAGGGGCGAACCCCAACGCCCAGCCGCTGCCCAGCGAGGCCGGGTTTCTTTTTGGCGGGGGGCGCAGTCCTCTCATGTGGGCGGCGTATCGTGATAACCTGCCCGTCATGAAGTCACTGCTTCACGCCGGCGCCGAAGTGGATGCCGAGGGTGGATTGGGTACCTCGCTGATGCAGGCGGCCTGGGGTGATCATCCACGTGCCGCCAGGCTTCTCCTTCAACGTGGCGCCGAGGCAAAACTCGCCGGCCGGCGGGACGGTTAC
Proteins encoded in this region:
- a CDS encoding ankyrin repeat domain-containing protein, coding for MILNCWLEVPSFLNRLGSTVSWAGWALVGSVVFGGGNGQAFDSESAWFGVLRSGQPAALRAALEQGASVNTRDAAGNTPLMWAAQYADLDAMRVLVERGADVNATNSRGATALMRASYDARKVSWLLNQGADVRIRSGFGNTALILAARTADSYRSIKALVDAGAEVDVTNVFGVTPLIAASAGGDPDTVRLLLRRGANPNAQPLPSEAGFLFGGGRSPLMWAAYRDNLPVMKSLLHAGAEVDAEGGLGTSLMQAAWGDHPRAARLLLQRGAEAKLAGRRDGYTALHWAASTEQQDPSLVTLLLNHGASPEIGGGAQIDAFMEVLQTPLMLARKRGDTPILAALSARSQASARPSGESREPVLVRTISDRPSAVLIEDALQKAVKLLQQTSLESKQAFLRHASKQDCTSCHQQYLPMAALGLAKRGSVKVDSDQERQLIAMVAQGEFKDFELDWQPLFHPDLVFTKGYTLLGYAAQGLPADALTDSAVHHLAVIQGRDGQWHNNLPRPP